The proteins below come from a single Thermopolyspora flexuosa genomic window:
- a CDS encoding DUF5709 domain-containing protein, with translation MSRNMPEPDPHSRFEDEGIPDLQSGTPEQQWAVDPQEEPIPADRPIAVDDFGLTAEEQREGEPLGARLAREVPEEQPMFGPDEVGGGMRLPEETGEGEEERSPWSDEIELEPGEGREDEWPAQPEEPSGAVWDEPRRAGRLVAPDEGVRGDDEPDEIAAEVGPDAGGFSAEEAAMRVEPE, from the coding sequence GTGAGCAGGAACATGCCGGAGCCCGATCCGCACTCGCGGTTCGAGGACGAGGGCATCCCGGATCTGCAGAGCGGGACGCCGGAGCAGCAGTGGGCGGTCGACCCGCAGGAGGAGCCGATCCCCGCCGACCGGCCGATCGCCGTCGACGACTTCGGGCTCACGGCCGAGGAGCAGCGCGAGGGGGAGCCGCTCGGGGCGCGGCTCGCCCGCGAGGTGCCGGAGGAGCAGCCGATGTTCGGCCCGGACGAGGTGGGCGGCGGCATGCGGCTGCCGGAGGAGACCGGGGAGGGCGAGGAGGAGCGCAGCCCCTGGTCCGACGAGATCGAGCTTGAGCCCGGCGAGGGCCGCGAGGACGAGTGGCCCGCCCAGCCCGAGGAGCCGTCGGGCGCGGTCTGGGACGAGCCGCGGCGCGCCGGCCGCCTCGTCGCCCCCGACGAAGGGGTGCGCGGCGACGACGAGCCGGACGAGATCGCCGCGGAGGTCGGGCCGGACGCGGGCGGCTTCAGCGCCGAGGAGGCGGCGATGCGGGTGGAGCCGGAGTAG
- a CDS encoding TIGR04013 family B12-binding domain/radical SAM domain-containing protein — translation MDVTVVVRYRKAVTYGVHALLAAMDTAGLDCETLLGETVEQTAAHIASAKADRVLVLWSFYSPDAEKMAEELAAVRALADGDHVLHIAGGVHATAEPQHVLDLGWDLAAIGEGESTIISLVTALREDTPLTKVPGLALRDSDGVALRTPPAPQPPLDTFPSFPNRRRHFGPIEITRGCRYTCRFCQTPFMFGGKFRHRSPASVREHVRWMAEHGLRDVRFITPTCLSYGSPGPDPDLDAVEELLATVREELPPNGRIFFGSFPSEIRPEHVTPEAMRLLKRYVANDNVIIGAQSGSDRLLTAAGRGHGTRPVRDAVRIAVEHGFRVNVDFIFGMPGETEEDLQASLRFAAELADLGARIHTHTFMPLPGTPWRDAEPAFIPLHAMRELDRLAQRGSAYGHWRRQADHAVRLAETAKAYPRRIRRRRTQG, via the coding sequence ATGGACGTGACGGTGGTGGTCCGCTATCGCAAGGCCGTGACGTACGGCGTGCACGCGCTGCTCGCCGCGATGGACACCGCCGGGCTGGACTGCGAGACGCTCCTCGGCGAAACGGTCGAGCAGACCGCGGCGCACATCGCGTCCGCCAAGGCCGACCGGGTGCTCGTGCTGTGGTCGTTCTACTCGCCCGACGCCGAGAAGATGGCCGAGGAGCTCGCCGCGGTCCGCGCGCTCGCCGACGGCGACCACGTGCTGCACATCGCCGGGGGCGTGCACGCGACCGCCGAGCCGCAGCACGTCCTCGACCTCGGCTGGGACCTCGCCGCGATCGGCGAGGGCGAGTCCACGATCATCTCGCTCGTCACCGCGCTGCGCGAGGACACCCCGCTCACCAAGGTGCCCGGGCTGGCCCTGCGCGACTCCGACGGCGTCGCCCTGCGCACCCCGCCCGCCCCGCAGCCGCCGCTCGACACGTTCCCGTCCTTCCCCAACCGGCGCCGCCACTTCGGCCCCATCGAGATCACCCGCGGCTGCCGCTATACGTGTCGCTTTTGTCAGACACCGTTCATGTTCGGCGGGAAATTCCGCCACCGGTCGCCCGCGAGCGTGCGCGAACACGTGCGCTGGATGGCCGAGCACGGGCTGCGCGACGTCCGCTTCATCACGCCCACCTGCCTGTCGTACGGCTCGCCCGGTCCCGACCCGGACCTCGACGCGGTCGAGGAGCTGCTCGCCACGGTCCGCGAGGAGCTGCCCCCGAACGGCCGCATCTTCTTCGGCAGCTTCCCGTCCGAGATCCGCCCCGAGCACGTCACCCCCGAGGCGATGCGGCTGCTCAAGCGCTACGTCGCCAACGACAACGTGATCATCGGTGCGCAGTCCGGCTCCGACCGCCTGCTCACCGCGGCCGGCCGCGGCCACGGCACCCGGCCGGTACGCGACGCGGTGCGCATCGCCGTGGAGCACGGGTTCCGCGTCAACGTCGACTTCATCTTCGGCATGCCCGGCGAGACCGAGGAGGACCTGCAGGCCTCCCTCCGCTTCGCCGCCGAACTGGCCGACCTCGGCGCCCGCATCCACACCCACACCTTCATGCCGCTCCCCGGCACCCCCTGGCGCGACGCCGAGCCCGCCTTCATCCCCCTCCACGCCATGCGCGAACTCGACCGCCTCGCCCAGCGCGGCTCCGCCTACGGCCACTGGCGCCGCCAGGCCGACCACGCCGTCCGCCTCGCCGAAACCGCCAAGGCCTACCCCCGGCGGATACGGCGCCGCCGTACCCAGGGCTGA
- a CDS encoding DUF6879 family protein: MPKSPALDRSLGSRLSLDAYRREFRTRQWEIRGQESWKLERQQHFKEPGFPSWEAFNRGDWSEALTLIEAERDYLYEFSAQAARLGIDLYRVRVVEEPLDPYLQWELHLLRLREECGELIRVVGPEDVAPYESAGRLPEVVTLGDSLLYEVLYDDDGVLDGAIRYSDRETVNRWTSFIRDLYAKGEELHLYFDRKIAALTPPV; this comes from the coding sequence ATGCCTAAGTCACCGGCGCTCGACAGGTCCCTGGGGTCACGCCTGTCGCTCGACGCCTATCGCCGGGAGTTCCGGACGCGGCAATGGGAGATCCGCGGCCAGGAGTCGTGGAAACTCGAGCGACAGCAGCATTTCAAGGAGCCGGGTTTTCCCAGTTGGGAGGCGTTCAACCGAGGCGATTGGAGTGAGGCGCTCACTCTGATCGAGGCGGAACGCGACTATCTCTACGAGTTCTCCGCACAAGCCGCGCGTCTGGGGATCGACCTTTACCGCGTGCGTGTGGTGGAGGAGCCACTCGATCCCTACCTCCAATGGGAGCTCCATCTCCTTCGCCTACGTGAAGAATGCGGAGAGCTCATCAGAGTCGTGGGTCCGGAGGACGTCGCGCCGTACGAAAGCGCCGGACGCCTGCCGGAAGTGGTCACGCTGGGCGACTCCCTCCTTTACGAGGTGCTCTACGACGATGACGGCGTTCTTGACGGCGCCATCAGATACTCCGACCGTGAAACCGTGAACCGCTGGACCTCGTTCATACGTGATCTCTATGCAAAGGGCGAGGAGCTGCATCTGTACTTCGACCGCAAGATCGCAGCCCTGACCCCGCCGGTCTGA